The Planococcus donghaensis genome contains a region encoding:
- a CDS encoding glycosyltransferase family 4 protein, whose amino-acid sequence MKKKILFLESRSDSFYGAQKSMLKLIQSLNQNEFECVVVTTKEGELSKELRKKNIPIDIVKLNKKANIFGGEILQYSILKKMNIAVHLLIYNFKIFLYLRKNKIDTIYVNDIRALIYSILATKIMRKKNIWYIRADISDTILSKLALRFSDNIITIANGVLRHVPKDKLLKYNGKITNIYTGFDFSEYQISDKENSKKNIGLSKNKLVIGYLGSINERKGTDFLIDSFIRIKKIYNDTELLVVGNVSPGYENYWKNLMEKVLKYGESIKYIPYSNKVSDIYSAMDIFILPSRSEGLPRVVIEAMAHKIPVISTDVGGVREIIENNINGFVIEKDNSEELFSELNSLLKDSLKRKKIGELGEKSARNNFSEEVFIKKINSYFREIHRH is encoded by the coding sequence CTGATTCTTTTTATGGTGCTCAAAAAAGCATGCTTAAACTCATTCAAAGTTTAAATCAAAATGAATTTGAATGTGTGGTTGTGACAACGAAAGAAGGAGAACTAAGCAAAGAATTAAGAAAGAAAAATATACCGATAGATATTGTTAAACTTAATAAAAAAGCGAATATATTTGGAGGAGAAATTCTTCAATATTCAATACTTAAGAAAATGAATATAGCAGTTCATTTGCTAATTTACAATTTTAAAATATTTCTTTACTTAAGAAAAAATAAAATTGATACTATATACGTAAATGATATTAGAGCATTAATTTACTCAATTTTAGCTACAAAAATTATGCGCAAAAAGAATATTTGGTATATTAGAGCCGATATTTCTGATACTATTTTATCTAAATTAGCTTTAAGGTTTTCCGATAACATAATTACCATTGCAAACGGAGTTCTGAGACATGTGCCTAAAGATAAGCTATTAAAATATAACGGCAAAATTACAAATATTTATACAGGATTTGATTTTAGTGAGTACCAAATTTCAGATAAAGAAAATTCTAAAAAAAATATAGGTCTATCAAAAAATAAATTAGTTATAGGGTATTTAGGATCCATAAATGAGAGGAAGGGAACTGACTTTTTAATTGATTCTTTTATAAGAATTAAAAAAATCTATAACGATACAGAATTACTAGTAGTTGGAAATGTAAGTCCCGGATACGAAAATTATTGGAAGAATCTTATGGAGAAAGTTTTGAAATATGGAGAATCTATAAAATACATACCTTATTCTAACAAAGTAAGCGATATTTATAGTGCAATGGATATATTCATCTTGCCATCACGTTCTGAAGGCTTGCCAAGGGTTGTAATTGAAGCAATGGCTCATAAAATCCCTGTAATATCAACAGATGTGGGAGGGGTTAGAGAAATAATTGAAAACAATATTAACGGTTTCGTTATTGAAAAAGATAATTCAGAAGAATTATTTAGTGAATTAAATAGTCTTTTGAAAGACAGCCTTAAAAGAAAAAAGATAGGAGAATTAGGTGAAAAATCTGCTAGGAATAATTTTTCTGAAGAAGTATTTATTAAAAAAATAAATTCTTATTTTAGAGAAATTCATAGACATTAA